The sequence tctgttttttatttttccccATTTCCAAGTAGCATCAAATAAATGTAACATTTAAAACTTGAAAGAAAGGGTAAAAAGTAATCTTCTGTAGACAGAGAGAAGGAAGGTTCAAAACCCAGCCACATATGCAGTGTGAAACCATACTCTGTCTTTCCACTCTGTTATATAGTGTATATTTCATACCATAAAAGTGGTCTCCATTTCCTAGGGATCATCAGAAAGATGCCATTCGTGCAAGTGACTTTGAATGGGATTCCATATATCTTGCTTGTTGAAATTACAAAATTGTTTAATTCcaattgaaaggataaaatGTTTTATGTCTTGTTTAAGTAACACATTCCACGCCTTTAGAACCTAGCAACTATATTCTACTCATTTTCAAGTTCAGCAATAGAGCACCTTTAAATTTATCAGCAACCAATGAACAGATTCCTCAGTAGTCAACAGAAGAAAGACATGACCTGTCTGaagaatttgaattattttttggttGCACCAAGTTCCTACTCTTTGTTATTTCCATCTTCTTGTTAGGAAATCCACCTGAAATTAACAGAAGAGTTTtacatataaacaaaaaaaaaaaaagtggttGCAGggatttttaaagataaaagcTTCACACAGTTGGACCAGTAGGTCACAGAAAAAGCAGGACCCCATGACCTAGAACAGGTGAGGAACTAAAAAAAAGCTTGATCAAACATGCACAGACCTGCATGCATGCCATATAGACACGTGCAACAACTAACAAGAATAAtacaaaaagattttaatgGTTGTCACTGTGAATGTGCTCTTCAATCCATCCAGACTTCTTATGAAATCCACATGAGAACAACATGCAACTGCATCCGAAGCAACAATACTTTTAAGAGGGAGATACTAGGCATGATGATCTTTTACCATGCCAAGAGAATATAACTTACAACAGAAGCTAGAATTCATGCAAAGTATGTGGCAATTTAGGTATGATGGCCATTCTTGTTCTTGAAAAGTTTAATGGGGAATAGTGACACCTTAAATAAGTGCGATACACTCACTTAAATACATTCGTCTTTGTTGAAATGacaaaatgaaagaagatACCATGTACAGCCATTGGTCCATCTAAAAGAGAGGTTTACACCCCTGGTACCATCCATGTGTTCAGCATAATGTGTCtgtattataaaatgataGTTATCTCTCTGTCTAAAAATCATAGCATGTGATGATATGGTACGAGAGAATTCATTatgataaaggaaataaaaaaaaagtgagcTTTATTCATAAactctttcttccttttgacTTACCCTCTTTTCTTCTTACAGatacataatttattacttaagTTGGTTTCCTAAGTCATGAGAACTTGAAAACTGACCCAAGATCTAATGCCACCATAATCTTAATTAAGAGGTATTACTTTTCTGTCAATACCTTTAACTAAATTTAAGGCAACTGGTATCAGTGTCACTTGGAAAGAGAAGAAACATTCCCCTAAAAGACCAGATTACGAATTGAAACACTATAACATATACCTGTTTGCTCAGTAATATGGATAATGTACGAAGTGTTAAAAGGAAAGGAGTATTAAATGGATTGAAGCAATAACCTGGCCTTGATATAAGGTGGATACATGAACGAGGTCCTTCAAATTTCCAGTTATCTTCATCCAAGGATTTAACCTCTTTGTTAAGTGTAGCCATTAGATCAGCTTTCAAAACTGCAAGGCAGAAAACAATCAAAGTTCCAAGAACACCATAAATCTCTACTTGCTTTATAAATGAGAATGTATAGATATAATAGTCGCTAATTCAGTTTTAGGGCCTCTATTTACGAATTAATCTTTCCTATTCATATTCCCACACTCTCTATTAAAGTACGTTTTCTAGGAAAGCAGAGCGAGTAAAACTTAAAGCTCatctatttctctttttttctgttGTATTCTTAGCAAGTGAAAAGAGGCTAAGGTAACAAATGTAATAAACCCTCACAGGCTCATAAATACCAGCAAGCCAAACTCAAGAGCATCTACAGAAAACCCAAAAAGGAAATCCCCATACAAGTTTGATCAATGGTTCAGAAGCATAAAGAAATTCAACAGAGGACCAAAAGttgaatattttcttttagagaaaaaagaaaatttagcaGAGGAACACAAAGTGCATATTAGACCATTATTCGAATTTGTGTTCTTTAAACTAACCCTACATTTTCCCAAATCAAAAAACTAGTGCATTGCATAAAATAGCAAAAACCCATCAATAAGGGTTAACGACAAAGATGAAAAATATCCGAATCCACAAAAATAAAGTGCGATTCacaattttaacaaaaaaaaggtAGAACCCAAGAAAGCTAAAATCAAAACAATTAGTGTAAATTTAcatgagaagaagaagaaagggagaagaaagaaacaaaccaAGAAAGGCCTCTTCCTTGCGGTCATGGATGGAAATGAGATCGGAAGGGAATTGAAATTCATCGAACGAGGGATTTGTAACGCTGCCTCCTCCAACGATAGCAGTTGTTGAGACTGATGAATGAGCTGGTGATGTACTGTTCATCTCTATTTTGCCCTTTCCCTAATTTTCCTTTCTGGACGCGGGAAATATGAGTTGTCTCCTCAACTTCTTGGAGTTGCAATTGCAAGGACACGCATAAAATCGTTATACTTTCTAATTTGGGTACGCctgatttttgtttggtcCTTGAGGAAAGCTCATAATTACTACTGAACTCCTCCGAGTCCCAAGGGCGTCAGTGTTCaaagtaaaaattttgaaagaaactaATTTACTGTCCATCTAATTGAGCCAAAAACCAATATCTCGTTTCCATTTGTATGAAGCACCAAAGtgttatttttgaaaataaattaaaaatatgcgtatttattttaaaaaatttaaataattgaataaaattactCAAAAAtgtaaagtttaaaatttgattaataattaagcaCTTGATGAAATACAAATTTAGTGCTCTTTTCTACTGTTCCTAGAACGGAAACTTTCTGGTACGGAGACATTCTATACATAGTTAGTCCATTCCTTGGATCCAAGAAAAACTTTTGCATCCTGCAGCTCTGCACATCAACCACTTCACAATCACCGTTTGTGGTGGTCGGTATCTAGCCCATTAATTGAAGCCAACCCTTCAATTAAGAGCGAGACAAACAGAAaggatagaaaaataaaaattgcacATCACTTGTACCTTAGCCACTCCCGaatcttaattaaaagaaaagaataacatTATACCCAAATAGTTGTGCGTCAATATTAAAGATCCTGTTGCAAACttcaagagagagagagagagcagtGCATCCCCAGAATGACATGACACCCTTCCTTAGACCGTAAAATGGATATGAGAGTACTTTGGGTtcagaaattaaaagagagCGTGCATGTTAGTTTACATTGAGCTCACATTCCTTCTGAATATTTTGATaacaacaaaagaattatttaatcaCATGATATTATGCCCTGGAGAATGCATAAATCCATTTATATCACAATTTAGCAATCCAACTAGAGTTCGCTTTTGCTCAAACAATAAGAGAGCAAATAGCTTCTAGAAATGTGTACTTCTGTGTTACTGcactaattatataaaattaagacaGTAACTGTATCAACTCTTGTCttgtaattgttatgaaatgACATCCTTGCTTTCTTCGGGTATTAACTCTGCAAAAACATTCATATTAGCCTTATTTTTAGGGGAAAATATATTGAGCAAGAAACTATCTCCTTGCACTACAGTCGCTTCCTTTCCTCCTTGTAATCATCAACACTTGATCGTACCACACGTTCGAGATATTTTCTTCCGAAGGCATACGCAATCATTGCACTAGGAGTTAGGACAGTACTAATGTAACAACTACAGTTCTGGACTAGTGTGCCCAGTGGGAGTCCGAGAAACAACTGCAAATGTATCCATAGAAGTTTGAGCTTGTGAAAAAGCTTTTTCATGCAGGACTGCAAATCTACAAACAACAGGGGCAAACTGGATGCAGGTTCGATATCTTTATAGCTCatttaataaagatatttttaaaaaaaaaactaattaattatactctaaaagatacatttttaaatataaaataattcaattttgaataatgtataaatgaattttataattgctaaaattataatatatatggagagagagagagagagagagagagagagatttgaATGTGTTCATTgatatcatttattttctattaatccaaCTTATAAATTCATGGGAATAACTCGCGAGTTAAGCTagttaacccatttaaacCTATCTTTCCCAATTCGTAAATGAATATGCCTCAAACCCCTGGCTTAATCTtgtattagttttatatttaccTGGGTCATCAGCCCTAGTTAGCACACAAGAACCAAGCAAATCAGGAAGGAGAGCTTCCAAATAACcaagttttttaaaaaaagaagacagATGACAAACCAAGgaattaataacttattactataagaaacagaaaaagaacaaTTACACAACACCCTCAAAAACCCAGACAGCGAAATACATACcagcaaaatataataactgaACGTCATCCTATTCAAATACCAAACAATATACATATACCACCCTCTGATCAGCAGTGAGACACACCAGCAAGTCACATATCCTCTTGGAAGACCATTAACTAAATTAACTAGTAAATAGATCCCTATCTTGTTCCCCCACTAGCTCTTGGAAATGGTTAATAATTGAATCAAGATAACCTTGAACTTATGCTGCAAGTACTACAATAACAATGAGAAGCACAATTCCGAAAATCACCAACAACAAGCAGGACTGCATTGGCAATATTAAAAGCTAAATTAGAAACATAAATATGTAATCCATGAAATTGCAGGATGACCGCCAGCATAAAGGCCAATGATGATAAAGAAGGATGATATACCAATTATTCAcaaaatatgaaatgaaaatgcaATTCCTCTTGGAAAAGTTATAATGGCTTAGGATACCAAGCCACTTTTCAGCCAATTTTAGAGTGTGCTCAATGATTGGTTAACCTATGATCAAAAGATGAAAGAACGCCAGTAACTAAAGCTTTGAATTGATGCAGACAAGAAAAACatcaacaaaaacaaagaTGTTCAGAATTTTggtctaatatttacaatttcaATACCCAAAGGGTACATCGGtggttaaaattaattatagtgTTTACCTTATCTGTAAGATCGCTATTTCCTAGTTAGTATTAGGTTAAGATTCCTAATGCAAGTGGTTTTAGAATTAGTTTAGTCTACATATACCTAGGCTTGTAAGAGTAGAGGGTTCAGATTTTAgttcaataaaaattacagtATGTTGCTAGCTTGAATTGTGTGATTCAATTCTTCCGTCTGTGTGATCCGATGAAAATATTTGTTGGGTGTGATTCTGAAAAGCTTCTAGATGTGATCCTTAGAAgtttttctatcttttctttGCTAGTT comes from Ricinus communis isolate WT05 ecotype wild-type chromosome 5, ASM1957865v1, whole genome shotgun sequence and encodes:
- the LOC8289065 gene encoding protein SAMBA isoform X1, encoding MNSTSPAHSSVSTTAIVGGGSVTNPSFDEFQFPSDLISIHDRKEEAFLVLKADLMATLNKEVKSLDEDNWKFEGPRSCIHLISRPGGFPNKKMEITKSRNLVQPKNNSNSSDSILPSLWWITICKF
- the LOC8289065 gene encoding protein SAMBA isoform X2, which produces MNSTSPAHSSVSTTAIVGGGSVTNPSFDEFQFPSDLISIHDRKEEAFLVLKADLMATLNKEVKSLDEDNWKFEGPRSCIHLISRPGGFPNKKMEITKSRNLVQPKNNSNSSDRSCLSSVDY